Sequence from the Deinococcus reticulitermitis genome:
CGCCCGCAGGCCCAGCGCCCCCGCACCGGCCGAGGGGCGCAGCAGCCCGTCGCGGGTCAGCGGTGAGTAGACGCTGCTCGTGACCCAGTAGCCGTAGGTGCCGCTCGGCAGCTCGGCGGCGTCCACGATCAGGTTGGGGCCGTCCATCCGGACCTGCGGCGCGCCGAGCGTCACGCGCGTCTCGCCGTCTGGGCCGTCGGCGCGTTCCAGGGTGCCGCCGGCCCCGCTCACGCGCAGGTGATACCTCCAGCCACTCGCCTCCGCCGTCTGGAGGCCCAGGCCGGTCAGGGTCCGCACGCCGCTTACGGTGGTCCGCACGAAGATGTCGGTCACGCCCGCCGAGAAGCCGCTGTCCAGGTTCCAGGGGTTCTGCTGACCGCCGAAGCCGATGGTCAGGCGGGTGCCCCGCTCCAGCGGCGTGACGGTCAGCGAGCGCAGGTCGAGGGCGTCGGCGCTGATCGCCGGGCGGGTGGGCAGGACGTAGGCCCCGTCACCGCGTGCGTCTCCCGCCGGATCGGCGAAGGTCAGGGCAGCGGCGGCGGCGAGCATCATCCAGGGCACGGCGCGGAGTATGCCAGATGGCCGCTCAGCAGATGTCCGGGCGGCGGGTATCCGGGCGGCAGGGGTCCGGCAGCCGCGAAGCGCCCGGCTACACTGCCCTCCATGTCCTCTCCCCAGTCCTCCCCCCCGGATTCCGCTGACGCCCGGCTGATCCTCCTGCCCGACCTGGGCGACCTGCTGCGGCTGCACCCGCAGTACAACGCGGGCACGGTGGCCGAGTGGTTGCGGCACCTGGGCGCGCGCGAGGTGCTCTGGGCGACAGGCCTGGATCCCGAACACCCGCTGCGCGACGCGCTGCCCGCCGCCGGGTTTGAGGTGCGCGAGGCGGCGCAGGCCGACTGGAGCTGGGCCGAGGCCGAGCACGAGGGGCTGCTGGGCGTGCTCAAGCTCTACCCCCAGGGCCGCGACCGCATGCGCGAGGCCGGGCAGGTCGAGGCCGAGTTCGGCGCGCAGCTCACGCAGCCGCTGACCCCCGCGCTGGTGGTGGGACAAGAGCTGCTGGCCGCGGCCCAGACCTACCACGCCCGCACCCGCGAACTGCTTGACGAGGGCCCCGGCACCCACTGGCGCGAGCGGCGGCTGGGCGAACTCGCCTCGGCACTCGCGCAGGAAAGCGGCGTGGCTGTCGTCCCGCTCGACGACGTGCCGGAACTGCTCGCACGGCTGCCGCAGGCGGCGCTGCCGGACCCGGCGGGCTTTTCCGCGGGCGAGATGAGCCGCCTGCGCGCACTGGCGGACCGGGCCTGGCAACTGCGCGAGGACGACGACCTCTCGGCGCTGCTCGGGGCGCTCGGACGCGAGGAGGGCGATCAGGTCACCCCCAAGGCCGAACTGCTGGCCGCCACGGCGAACATCTACTTTGCGGTGGGCGACCTCGCCTCGGCCCGCACGCTACTCGAGCAGGCCGCGCACGCGCTTCAGGGTGACTTTCCACGCAGCCTCGCGGGGCTGATTCTCGCGCGGCTCGGGCAGGTGCGCGACGCACTGGGCGAGCGCGAACTCGCCGTACGCACCTACCGCGCCGTCCTCGCCCTGAGCTTTGCCCCCGCCGTCGCCCGCGCGGTGGCCGAGGCCGGCGTGCAGACTCCCTTTACCCTCGACCTCACGCCCGGAGAGGCTCCGCCCTGGCGGGGGTAGCCCGACCACCAGGGAAGCCGCCCTGCTCCACCACTCCACCTGTTCGGGGCCCGCGCCCCGCGCCCCCACTGTTCCTGGTGCGGTGGCCGTTTTCGCCGC
This genomic interval carries:
- a CDS encoding glucodextranase DOMON-like domain-containing protein, giving the protein MMLAAAAALTFADPAGDARGDGAYVLPTRPAISADALDLRSLTVTPLERGTRLTIGFGGQQNPWNLDSGFSAGVTDIFVRTTVSGVRTLTGLGLQTAEASGWRYHLRVSGAGGTLERADGPDGETRVTLGAPQVRMDGPNLIVDAAELPSGTYGYWVTSSVYSPLTRDGLLRPSAGAGALGLRASGSRAPVPVDVLAAPGDRRAYEQGVLAAVGQERDWRLSVLLGLSGFGLALAALATWRGRQEAHPARPPTESAPPRPPERDQATPDQAESGQGVPRIGRP